From a region of the Candidatus Rhabdochlamydia porcellionis genome:
- a CDS encoding prolipoprotein diacylglyceryl transferase translates to MFGFLYWDPNPAVFHFLLPLIHRPLMWYGVLFALGFIIGYSIFRYCWLRYLLFSVKFSNRDIICWPLFLQKNHKSSYLQILFGAFPQKVKRFCQQKPYQENVPEEIKKEVIQAINHTVDHPIDLPNPPQAEPSLINFAKKYMSAFQLERVQSFFRVDTWLQPWVLSFRKRNTAVIERLTTYLIIGMLIGAKLGDFIFYQNWMIIYQNPQALFAFWEAGLASHGAALGILVTLWLFCHRYKLNILHIVDLVVIPTPLVGSFIRLGNFVNQEILGVPTDLPWGVIFLHPVGSAAIVARHPVQLYEAFSYAVLTVCLFFLWKKEPSLTHKGRITGWFFLSVFSVRFILEFFKEEQSAYLIYLPLKMGQILSIPFILFGIWLLYRSYKKVFRRT, encoded by the coding sequence ATGTTTGGATTTTTGTATTGGGACCCTAATCCAGCGGTATTTCATTTTCTACTTCCTCTCATTCACAGACCATTGATGTGGTATGGTGTTTTATTTGCGCTAGGGTTTATTATAGGATATTCTATTTTTCGTTATTGTTGGCTACGTTATCTTTTATTTTCTGTAAAGTTTTCTAACCGAGATATTATTTGCTGGCCTTTGTTTTTACAAAAAAACCATAAGTCTTCCTATTTACAAATACTTTTCGGAGCATTTCCTCAAAAAGTGAAACGGTTTTGTCAACAAAAACCATATCAGGAAAATGTCCCAGAGGAAATAAAGAAAGAGGTAATTCAAGCAATAAATCATACCGTTGATCATCCAATCGATCTTCCAAATCCTCCTCAAGCAGAACCATCTCTTATAAACTTTGCTAAAAAATATATGAGCGCTTTTCAACTAGAAAGGGTGCAGTCTTTTTTTAGAGTGGACACTTGGCTTCAGCCTTGGGTCTTGTCTTTTAGAAAACGCAATACCGCTGTTATAGAAAGATTAACCACCTATTTGATTATAGGGATGCTCATTGGAGCTAAGCTCGGTGACTTTATTTTTTACCAAAACTGGATGATTATTTATCAAAATCCTCAAGCGCTTTTTGCTTTTTGGGAAGCAGGCCTTGCCAGCCACGGTGCTGCTTTGGGAATTCTAGTTACTTTATGGCTGTTTTGTCATAGGTATAAGCTTAACATTTTGCATATAGTTGATTTAGTTGTTATTCCCACTCCTTTAGTTGGATCTTTTATTCGTTTAGGAAATTTTGTCAATCAGGAGATTTTAGGTGTTCCAACAGATCTTCCCTGGGGGGTAATTTTTTTACATCCTGTAGGATCTGCAGCTATTGTTGCGCGCCATCCTGTACAATTATATGAAGCATTTAGTTACGCGGTTCTAACTGTTTGTCTATTTTTCTTATGGAAAAAAGAGCCGTCTTTAACGCACAAAGGAAGAATAACCGGTTGGTTTTTCCTTTCTGTTTTTAGTGTTCGGTTTATCTTAGAATTTTTTAAAGAAGAACAAAGTGCTTATCTCATATATTTACCCCTTAAAATGGGGCAAATTTTAAGCATCCCTTTTATTTTGTTTGGGATTTGGCTTCTTTATCGATCTTATAAAAAAGTTTTTCGCAGAACTTAG
- a CDS encoding PIN/TRAM domain-containing protein, whose protein sequence is MNLSVAFMRILFVLLSVFFMTTFMISNTPGSIQTNILIGVLIGFVFGLFLISFDLLFKRFNLRSFNIAVIGIFLGYLMGQALVLVFDAILDISRASISLQPQTLEMLKIALFLFGTYLGTIMTLRAADELYVSIPFIKFAPTVEKKKDLIIDSSVLSDARIIDLATTGLLDNQIIIPRFIIKELYTQAEIGDEFSKLKAKKCLEVLKKIELIAELGLRFNDTDFPDVKDIQGKLLRLARLLDANLLTADISRMQIAEIEDIRVINIHTLSNSLKPLMQAGEFIKIKVQRYGKEPRQGVGYLDDGTMVVINGGGNYIGDIVDAKVLSVKHTSSGRMVFCNAMDGESDQGYEHEESHE, encoded by the coding sequence ATGAATCTCTCTGTTGCCTTTATGCGCATACTCTTTGTGCTCTTAAGTGTATTTTTCATGACAACATTTATGATCTCCAATACTCCTGGAAGCATACAAACCAATATTCTTATCGGCGTATTAATAGGCTTTGTCTTTGGATTATTTCTCATTAGCTTTGACCTTTTATTTAAAAGGTTTAATTTACGCTCTTTTAATATCGCAGTTATTGGTATCTTTCTTGGCTATCTAATGGGACAGGCTCTGGTGCTAGTATTCGATGCTATTTTAGATATCAGTCGTGCGTCGATTTCCCTGCAACCTCAAACTTTAGAGATGTTAAAAATTGCCTTATTCTTATTTGGTACATATCTGGGGACAATTATGACATTAAGAGCAGCGGATGAACTCTATGTAAGCATCCCTTTTATTAAATTTGCTCCTACAGTAGAAAAGAAAAAAGATTTAATCATTGATAGTTCTGTTCTCTCAGATGCTCGAATTATTGATCTTGCTACTACTGGTTTATTAGATAATCAAATTATTATTCCCCGCTTTATTATTAAAGAGCTTTATACTCAAGCAGAAATTGGCGATGAATTTTCCAAACTTAAAGCTAAAAAATGTTTAGAAGTACTTAAAAAAATTGAACTGATTGCTGAATTAGGCCTACGCTTCAATGATACGGATTTTCCAGATGTTAAAGATATACAAGGTAAACTACTGCGCTTAGCTCGCCTCTTAGACGCAAACCTACTCACAGCCGATATTAGCCGTATGCAAATTGCTGAAATTGAAGACATCCGTGTCATTAACATCCATACCCTTTCTAACTCCTTAAAACCTTTAATGCAGGCAGGAGAATTTATAAAAATTAAAGTACAACGCTATGGCAAAGAACCCAGACAAGGGGTTGGTTATCTAGATGATGGGACAATGGTTGTTATCAATGGTGGTGGGAATTATATAGGCGATATAGTTGATGCAAAGGTTCTCTCCGTTAAACATACCAGTTCAGGACGCATGGTATTTTGTAATGCAATGGATGGTGAATCCGATCAGGGGTATGAGCACGAAGAGAGTCATGAGTAG
- the acpS gene encoding holo-ACP synthase: protein MSTKRVMSSHILGLGTDIIEIERIRQSIDNHGYRLISRIFTPKERDYCLKYKDPIPHFAARFSAKEAIVKALGTGFTEHITWQDIEIINGVSGKPLVHFSTKLQKKTKGTCMLLSMSHCRSYATATALWTKN, encoded by the coding sequence ATGAGCACGAAGAGAGTCATGAGTAGTCATATTTTAGGACTTGGAACAGATATTATTGAAATTGAAAGAATTAGACAAAGTATTGACAATCATGGGTATCGTCTTATCTCTCGGATATTTACGCCCAAAGAACGAGATTATTGCTTAAAATACAAAGACCCTATTCCTCATTTTGCAGCACGTTTTTCCGCAAAAGAAGCCATTGTAAAAGCTCTAGGAACAGGCTTTACCGAACACATCACTTGGCAAGATATAGAAATTATTAATGGTGTTTCTGGAAAACCTCTTGTCCATTTCAGTACAAAACTCCAAAAGAAAACCAAGGGAACCTGTATGCTTCTCTCCATGAGTCATTGCAGGTCGTATGCAACAGCTACTGCCTTATGGACAAAGAATTAA
- the trxB gene encoding thioredoxin-disulfide reductase produces the protein MKQTKLVIIGSGPAALTAAIYAARAHLEPVVFEGFSSGPVGGQLMTTTDVENFPGFPEGIQGPELMERMRKQATRFGAQILTEDVIAVELKKRPFMIKGRRTSIQADALVIATGATARRLNVPGAGDKEFWQKGVTACAVCDGASPIFRNQDLYVIGGGDTAVEEAIFLTKYGKKVFLVHRREELRASEIMADRVKKHPKIEILWNQELVRIEGDTVVRRVFLKNVKTHQESTFSAGGVFFAIGHDPNTKFLENQLKLKENNYIHIEPGSSKTSMEGVFAAGDVHDHVYRQAVTAAATGCIAALDAERWLSEKGHL, from the coding sequence ATGAAACAAACAAAACTTGTGATTATTGGCTCTGGGCCTGCTGCTCTTACTGCTGCTATTTATGCAGCTCGTGCACATTTAGAGCCCGTTGTCTTTGAGGGCTTTTCTTCTGGACCAGTTGGGGGACAGCTAATGACAACAACCGATGTAGAAAATTTTCCTGGTTTTCCTGAAGGAATACAAGGACCTGAGCTGATGGAGCGTATGCGCAAACAAGCAACACGTTTTGGAGCACAAATTTTGACAGAAGACGTGATTGCAGTAGAATTGAAAAAAAGGCCATTTATGATAAAGGGACGTCGAACTTCAATACAAGCAGATGCATTGGTAATTGCAACAGGCGCTACAGCTCGTCGTCTTAATGTACCAGGAGCAGGGGATAAGGAATTTTGGCAAAAAGGAGTTACTGCATGTGCTGTATGCGATGGAGCGTCTCCTATTTTTCGCAATCAAGATTTATATGTGATTGGAGGAGGAGATACTGCTGTAGAAGAGGCGATCTTTCTAACAAAATATGGAAAGAAAGTCTTTTTGGTGCATCGTAGAGAAGAATTGCGTGCTTCTGAAATTATGGCTGATCGTGTAAAAAAGCATCCTAAAATAGAGATTCTTTGGAACCAGGAATTAGTACGTATCGAAGGGGATACGGTTGTGCGCAGAGTGTTTTTAAAAAATGTGAAAACCCATCAAGAAAGTACTTTCTCAGCGGGGGGGGTATTTTTTGCCATTGGACATGATCCTAATACTAAATTTTTAGAAAATCAACTCAAGTTAAAAGAAAACAACTATATTCATATAGAGCCAGGAAGCTCTAAAACCAGCATGGAGGGAGTTTTTGCCGCTGGAGATGTGCATGATCATGTTTACCGTCAAGCTGTTACAGCAGCGGCAACTGGATGTATAGCTGCATTAGATGCAGAGAGATGGCTATCTGAAAAAGGACATCTTTAA
- a CDS encoding ABC transporter ATP-binding protein, with protein MNQLSDNKMITQKTRSIRLEALRKSLDGGVIIPEVNLTIPAGKFFALLGPSGCGKTTLLRLIAGLESAESGRIYLGNNEITNWPIYKRPINIVFQNYALFPHLNVFNNVAYSLKLKKLPKEVIQKKVIKILESFHLEQHIYKYPSQLSGGQQQRVALARAIVDEPTVLLLDEPLAALDFKLREKMLIELIELQDKLKTTFIYVTHDQFEALTVADQMAIMNHKGEIEQIGTPKEIYEFPISSFVAKFVGTTNIFSGQLRYLSQGPEIDIPNLGRFKIDIPQKKEWMNEGRQIMISLRPEKIFISKKAVPNFSNTLKGSVQSIVYHGRSTQYNILIKNGMRVQVFEQNEEHFPQEVIDYDNEVFLYWQKENVVILEK; from the coding sequence ATGAACCAGCTATCGGATAACAAAATGATCACACAAAAAACACGAAGCATACGGTTAGAAGCTTTAAGAAAATCTCTAGATGGCGGAGTTATTATTCCAGAAGTCAACTTAACGATTCCAGCCGGTAAATTTTTTGCTCTTTTAGGTCCGAGTGGATGCGGTAAGACCACTCTACTCAGACTAATTGCTGGTTTAGAGAGTGCTGAATCAGGAAGAATCTATTTAGGAAATAATGAGATCACTAATTGGCCTATTTACAAAAGACCTATCAATATAGTATTTCAAAATTATGCTCTTTTCCCTCACCTAAACGTATTTAATAATGTTGCCTATAGCCTAAAACTTAAAAAGCTCCCCAAAGAAGTCATTCAGAAAAAAGTCATTAAGATCCTGGAATCTTTTCATTTGGAACAACATATCTATAAATACCCTAGCCAACTTTCTGGAGGTCAACAACAACGCGTTGCCTTAGCTAGAGCTATCGTAGACGAGCCAACAGTTCTACTTTTAGACGAGCCTCTTGCTGCTTTAGATTTTAAGCTGCGCGAAAAGATGTTAATTGAATTAATCGAGCTACAAGATAAACTAAAAACCACTTTTATCTATGTTACCCATGATCAATTTGAAGCCTTAACCGTAGCTGATCAAATGGCCATCATGAACCACAAAGGAGAAATAGAGCAGATAGGTACCCCTAAAGAAATTTATGAATTCCCCATCTCTTCTTTTGTTGCAAAATTTGTAGGAACCACAAACATTTTCAGTGGTCAATTACGCTACTTAAGTCAGGGTCCTGAAATTGACATTCCTAATCTAGGTCGATTTAAAATTGATATTCCACAAAAAAAAGAATGGATGAACGAAGGACGCCAGATCATGATTAGCTTGCGACCTGAAAAGATTTTCATCTCTAAAAAAGCTGTTCCTAACTTTTCTAATACTCTAAAAGGCTCCGTTCAATCTATTGTTTATCATGGAAGATCTACTCAATATAACATTTTAATAAAAAATGGAATGCGGGTTCAAGTTTTTGAGCAAAATGAAGAGCATTTTCCACAAGAGGTTATTGATTATGACAATGAAGTGTTTTTATATTGGCAAAAAGAGAACGTGGTGATTTTAGAAAAATGA
- a CDS encoding ABC transporter permease, producing MKSKVSSNLPFSLGSPAMIWQVLFFYLPLAIIFITSFLYITDTGAIGGITLQKITFFLRPVYLKVIFNSLILALSNACICLIIAYPLAYFLTFNSKRFKNVLLFLLIIPFWTNFLLHVYAWFFVLEKKGIINQFLQLIGIIDNPLHMLNTPFAIMTMMVYYYLPFMVMPLYSTMEQIDNRLIEASYNLGASWFHTLRRVILPLTKRGLQTGFFLVFIPSFGEFAIPELMGGDKWMFVGTVISSFILDEQTSSLGAAFTAVASVCLLLSAILLYFLIDRMIPGRVYETKK from the coding sequence ATGAAATCAAAAGTCTCTTCTAATCTGCCATTTTCCCTAGGATCGCCTGCAATGATTTGGCAGGTGTTATTTTTCTATTTACCACTTGCGATAATCTTTATTACCAGCTTTCTGTACATAACAGATACAGGAGCTATCGGAGGCATCACTCTACAAAAAATTACCTTTTTTTTACGTCCTGTATATTTAAAAGTAATTTTCAACTCTTTAATCTTGGCCCTGAGCAATGCTTGTATTTGTTTAATCATTGCCTATCCTCTTGCTTACTTTTTGACATTTAATAGTAAGAGATTTAAAAACGTGCTGCTCTTTTTATTGATTATACCTTTCTGGACTAACTTTCTTTTACATGTATACGCCTGGTTCTTTGTATTGGAAAAAAAAGGAATTATTAATCAATTCTTGCAATTAATAGGGATTATAGACAATCCCTTACATATGTTAAATACCCCTTTTGCTATCATGACTATGATGGTCTATTACTACTTGCCTTTCATGGTTATGCCTCTTTACTCGACTATGGAACAAATTGATAATCGTCTTATCGAGGCTTCTTATAATTTAGGTGCAAGTTGGTTTCATACTCTGCGCCGCGTGATACTGCCTTTAACTAAACGAGGACTACAGACAGGATTTTTCTTAGTATTTATTCCTTCTTTTGGCGAGTTTGCTATTCCAGAGCTCATGGGTGGAGATAAGTGGATGTTTGTGGGGACTGTAATCTCTAGCTTTATTCTAGACGAACAAACAAGTTCATTGGGAGCTGCTTTTACAGCAGTGGCTTCGGTTTGTCTTTTACTAAGTGCTATTCTTCTCTATTTTTTAATCGATCGTATGATCCCCGGACGCGTTTATGAAACAAAAAAATAG
- a CDS encoding ABC transporter permease, which translates to MKQKNSLAKVISLVSIAAVYLFLYVPLIVLLVFSFNTASFPSPWQGFTWNWYVELFQTEHLWQAFLNSLIVAFSATLLSLLMGIFLIFYCSQGGRIRTFLTLFYGNLIIPETVLAIGLLGFFTIIKVSLGLGTLIVAHTVLGLGFVVPIVYARFLELDGRMTEASLVLGATPIQTFLRVILPLLRPSLIATGLLVFILSFDDFILSYFCAGSDSQTLSLYILSMLRSGISPIVNALSAILLTLSSFLVFIFFSIKSRTKIF; encoded by the coding sequence ATGAAACAAAAAAATAGTTTAGCAAAAGTCATTTCCCTTGTATCTATTGCAGCGGTTTATTTATTCCTCTATGTTCCCTTAATTGTTCTTCTTGTCTTTTCTTTTAACACAGCTTCTTTTCCTTCTCCCTGGCAAGGATTTACTTGGAATTGGTATGTAGAGCTATTTCAAACAGAGCACCTTTGGCAAGCTTTTCTTAACTCTTTAATCGTAGCTTTTTCTGCAACGCTTTTAAGTCTATTAATGGGTATTTTTTTAATCTTTTACTGCTCTCAAGGAGGAAGAATCCGTACTTTTTTAACGCTATTCTATGGGAATCTCATCATTCCTGAAACAGTCCTAGCAATTGGTTTACTCGGGTTCTTTACCATAATTAAGGTTTCTTTAGGACTTGGCACTTTAATTGTCGCGCATACCGTTTTAGGATTAGGGTTTGTTGTTCCTATTGTTTATGCTCGATTCTTGGAATTGGATGGTCGTATGACAGAAGCCTCTTTAGTACTAGGAGCCACACCTATTCAGACGTTTCTACGCGTAATACTACCCCTATTGCGACCCTCTCTTATTGCAACAGGGCTACTAGTTTTTATTCTCTCTTTTGATGACTTTATTCTTTCCTATTTTTGCGCTGGCAGTGATAGTCAAACCCTTTCTCTCTACATACTATCCATGTTACGATCAGGAATCTCTCCTATCGTCAATGCTCTCTCAGCAATTCTGCTCACATTAAGTAGCTTTCTTGTATTTATCTTTTTTTCTATTAAATCCAGAACGAAGATTTTTTAA
- a CDS encoding filamentous hemagglutinin N-terminal domain-containing protein: MKKIVFSLLLYSITAYAAPEGFELISGQASPPQVDSQGQMHIQSTQDSVVHWDSFSLTPQEVLIFDQAQEASRILNRVVGSDPSEILGKIQSNGIVYLINQNGILIGPGGVIETAGFLASTLDSITQDLFAKSTLEFFSEHPGSIVNLGTISCPLGQVTLLAQNIDNQGNINGSVNAVACTQATLQIDNQRVFIQTNQQLDTPDNLQSLNTSIQKNLYAHAIKHSGKISNPIIATQEGSVYLFAQKTEVTGEIEAFDIQLLGKEVLLKEQAIIDASSDTQGGNILIGGGYKGQDPQISLADHVLIESQVQIQADAKYAGNGGEIIIWSKENTEFLGNLSAKGGSLEGDGGFAEISGKQSLSFNGRVDLTAAHGKVGNLLIDPDILNITPSGTDPATGQIFPTNGTANVSGSSIAIALNSANLILQANASINILDSINSTSSNDLTLQGGSIFSLSSTPSQITLSGGNFQAVFNDEDSFNAPTDGRNSFELSNIQIRTNGGNIDIQQGNFASQYRGMIVISRGSMLDTAGGSLTCTLHPNNNDSQGQGILVADSTITAGDCILNGAGRSGIVFQSSTLTAASILATGVAKEDRLEGIILESNSTWTASTGEIVLNGQAENTNGTGISVDSSEIRALNNSVTLHCNVGSIELDDGVVSCGGDGVLMVNSPQDCRLLASFTGSTMRVNSGIANFTVGRDLVLTSGSLTGTSSATIGSENANLTGGSLQFDIGRNVSLTSNNQLNHALIGYGDLDTLSNVTGDILFNHVGGDMTLMANNGFAQIGHLSGGSGSNTLNGDISLIVDGSISVIGSSSRAASYAQIGHGSSDAPFTTTGQLTAIAGKNIIMQSNVGSANIVNAGGDITLVADNIFPVAPLIGSGFFSINSNLSASGEVRIYTAARSQNQINDLINGSPFVPGTLFVDTNEEKWAVYYPGGIYGGGPFTIYYKDGTIEAIEEVFQLSVDQAELSNIVQSFRMENTPIYQANLDYFSEREWLFFDPYRRILRYRTNLRYFIGH; the protein is encoded by the coding sequence ATGAAAAAAATCGTTTTTAGTCTTCTCCTTTACTCGATTACAGCATATGCAGCTCCTGAAGGATTTGAATTGATTTCAGGCCAAGCCAGTCCGCCGCAAGTAGATTCTCAAGGACAGATGCATATCCAAAGCACCCAAGACTCTGTTGTGCATTGGGATAGTTTTTCTTTAACCCCTCAAGAAGTTCTTATTTTTGATCAAGCACAAGAAGCTTCTCGTATTCTAAACCGTGTTGTAGGCTCTGATCCCAGTGAGATTTTAGGCAAAATTCAATCCAATGGAATTGTCTACCTCATTAACCAAAATGGGATACTCATCGGTCCTGGTGGAGTGATTGAAACAGCTGGGTTTCTTGCTTCGACATTAGATAGTATCACCCAAGACCTTTTTGCAAAAAGTACCCTAGAATTCTTTAGTGAGCATCCTGGATCTATTGTCAATTTAGGTACGATTTCTTGCCCGTTAGGACAAGTTACTCTTCTAGCGCAAAATATTGATAACCAAGGAAACATCAATGGCTCTGTAAATGCCGTAGCTTGTACGCAAGCTACCTTGCAAATCGATAACCAAAGAGTTTTCATTCAAACCAATCAACAATTAGATACGCCAGATAACCTGCAATCTTTAAATACCTCTATCCAAAAAAATCTCTATGCTCATGCCATAAAACACAGTGGAAAAATTTCAAACCCTATCATTGCTACTCAAGAAGGATCCGTCTATCTCTTTGCTCAAAAAACAGAAGTTACAGGAGAGATAGAAGCTTTTGATATCCAATTATTAGGCAAAGAAGTCCTTCTTAAAGAGCAAGCGATTATAGATGCCTCTTCTGATACTCAAGGAGGAAATATCCTCATAGGAGGAGGATATAAAGGTCAAGACCCTCAAATTTCCCTAGCAGACCATGTATTGATCGAATCCCAAGTACAGATACAAGCCGATGCTAAGTACGCAGGCAATGGAGGAGAAATCATTATTTGGTCAAAAGAAAACACAGAGTTTTTAGGAAATCTTTCCGCTAAAGGAGGAAGTTTAGAAGGAGATGGGGGGTTTGCTGAAATATCTGGAAAACAATCCTTAAGCTTTAATGGTAGAGTAGACTTAACAGCTGCTCATGGCAAGGTGGGAAACCTATTGATCGACCCAGATATTCTTAATATTACACCTTCAGGGACAGACCCTGCTACAGGGCAAATTTTTCCAACCAACGGAACTGCCAATGTCAGTGGAAGTTCTATAGCGATCGCGCTTAATTCAGCAAATCTTATTCTACAAGCTAATGCTTCTATTAATATTTTAGATAGTATTAATAGCACAAGTTCTAATGACCTAACTTTACAGGGGGGGTCTATTTTTTCTTTAAGTAGCACCCCATCACAGATTACACTAAGTGGTGGCAATTTTCAAGCTGTGTTTAACGATGAGGATTCGTTTAATGCACCTACTGATGGACGTAATTCATTTGAGCTTTCAAATATACAGATCCGTACAAATGGGGGTAATATTGATATTCAACAAGGAAACTTCGCTAGTCAATACCGGGGAATGATTGTGATTAGTAGAGGTTCTATGTTAGATACTGCAGGTGGTTCTTTAACATGCACTTTGCATCCTAATAATAACGATAGTCAGGGTCAAGGGATTTTGGTAGCAGATTCTACTATTACTGCAGGAGATTGTATCTTAAACGGGGCAGGAAGATCAGGAATTGTTTTTCAAAGCTCTACATTAACTGCAGCTAGTATACTTGCAACAGGTGTAGCAAAAGAAGACAGATTGGAAGGGATTATTTTAGAAAGCAATTCTACTTGGACTGCAAGTACTGGAGAGATTGTTTTAAATGGTCAAGCAGAAAATACTAATGGGACAGGTATCTCTGTTGACAGCTCAGAGATTAGAGCTCTAAATAATTCTGTTACTCTTCATTGTAATGTAGGGTCAATAGAGCTAGATGATGGAGTTGTTAGTTGTGGAGGAGATGGAGTATTGATGGTAAATTCTCCACAAGATTGTCGTTTATTAGCTTCTTTTACTGGGAGTACAATGCGAGTTAATAGTGGCATAGCTAATTTTACCGTTGGGCGTGACTTGGTACTTACTTCAGGCTCTTTAACTGGAACATCTAGTGCAACCATAGGGAGTGAAAATGCAAATCTTACAGGAGGCTCCCTACAGTTTGATATAGGAAGAAATGTTTCTCTTACCTCAAATAATCAGTTGAACCATGCTTTAATTGGGTATGGAGACTTGGATACACTTTCTAATGTAACAGGAGACATCCTCTTTAATCATGTCGGTGGCGATATGACTTTAATGGCAAATAATGGGTTTGCACAAATCGGTCATTTAAGTGGAGGTAGCGGTTCAAATACCCTAAATGGGGACATTTCTCTAATCGTCGATGGCTCGATTTCTGTGATAGGTAGTAGTTCAAGAGCAGCCAGTTATGCGCAAATTGGCCATGGTAGTAGTGATGCTCCTTTTACTACAACAGGACAACTAACCGCTATTGCAGGGAAGAATATCATTATGCAGTCCAATGTAGGGTCTGCTAATATCGTCAATGCTGGAGGTGATATTACCCTTGTTGCAGATAATATTTTCCCTGTTGCTCCATTAATAGGATCTGGATTTTTTAGTATTAACTCTAATTTATCTGCTAGTGGAGAGGTGCGCATTTATACAGCTGCTCGTAGCCAAAACCAAATCAATGATCTCATTAATGGTTCGCCTTTTGTACCAGGGACGCTTTTTGTAGATACAAATGAAGAGAAGTGGGCTGTTTACTATCCAGGAGGGATTTATGGAGGAGGACCTTTTACGATTTACTATAAAGATGGAACAATAGAAGCAATAGAGGAGGTATTTCAGCTTAGTGTAGATCAAGCAGAGCTTTCAAATATAGTACAGAGTTTTCGTATGGAAAATACACCCATTTATCAAGCAAATTTAGACTATTTCTCTGAAAGAGAGTGGCTTTTCTTTGATCCTTATCGCAGAATATTGCGCTACAGAACAAATTTGAGGTATTTCATAGGGCATTAA